One genomic region from Granulicella aggregans encodes:
- a CDS encoding oligosaccharide flippase family protein translates to MKRLLIKNAVANVGRGGTAALVALVLPPVLIRHMPPGAYAVWVLILQVSAYMGFLDFGLQAAVGRYIAFAEEKKDPAWRDGIFSTALVGLSIAAGIGILCLLAVALEARHIFPSTPAALLPAMRVAIVIAGLSTALGLPASAWNGVFIGMQRYEIPAITITSGRLLSSIGLVLAALEGRSLVFMACVVAATNLLTYSSQFVVLRRLFPDITLRLSLISEITVRELSGYCVSLTVWSFSTLLVTGIDLILVGRFDFGAVAIYSAAAILISFLGGLQASVFSVIMPHSAALHAGGNAKALGDLLLQSTRLSIIFLLLTGLPLLVCASPIIRIWLGQPYAIQGSRILIVLVVGNMIRLLGVPYASILVGTGQQRLVFLSPLMEGISNLIASIVLGKLFGAIGVAWGTLIGAVIGIGATIAYSLPRTRRWIDISPLTLLAQVLRIIALCGLPLILALPLRYFIAQRFAGLMTMASAISVSICIVLAGKAMLKRRRA, encoded by the coding sequence TTGAAGCGACTTTTGATCAAAAACGCGGTAGCTAATGTTGGACGCGGTGGGACTGCGGCCCTGGTCGCGCTTGTTTTGCCCCCGGTACTGATCCGACATATGCCTCCCGGCGCATACGCAGTATGGGTTTTGATCCTACAGGTCTCGGCATACATGGGCTTTCTCGACTTTGGCTTGCAGGCGGCGGTGGGACGCTACATTGCTTTTGCGGAGGAAAAGAAGGATCCAGCGTGGCGAGACGGAATCTTCAGTACGGCACTCGTCGGGCTTTCGATAGCAGCCGGTATAGGGATCCTATGCCTGCTGGCCGTGGCGCTGGAGGCACGGCATATCTTTCCTAGTACTCCGGCGGCACTGCTGCCTGCGATGCGAGTGGCAATTGTCATCGCCGGCCTTTCGACTGCTTTAGGTCTGCCGGCTTCAGCGTGGAACGGAGTCTTTATCGGCATGCAGCGGTATGAGATCCCTGCGATTACGATTACCAGCGGTCGTCTGCTGTCTTCTATCGGGCTTGTTTTGGCTGCGCTCGAGGGGAGGTCGTTAGTCTTCATGGCGTGTGTTGTTGCTGCGACAAATCTATTGACATATTCAAGCCAGTTTGTCGTGCTACGCCGCTTGTTCCCAGATATCACCTTACGGCTAAGCCTTATCTCCGAGATAACAGTAAGGGAACTCTCGGGTTATTGCGTGAGTCTAACGGTGTGGTCATTCAGCACACTCCTTGTCACGGGTATCGATCTTATTCTTGTGGGCAGATTCGACTTCGGCGCAGTGGCAATTTACTCAGCGGCGGCGATTCTGATTTCGTTTCTAGGGGGATTGCAGGCGTCAGTGTTTAGCGTGATTATGCCGCACTCAGCAGCGTTACACGCCGGAGGCAATGCGAAGGCATTGGGAGATCTGTTGCTCCAGTCTACGAGGTTGAGCATTATCTTTCTTCTGCTGACGGGGCTTCCTCTGTTGGTCTGTGCCTCGCCGATCATCCGGATCTGGCTGGGGCAGCCGTATGCGATTCAAGGTAGCAGAATTCTGATCGTGCTGGTAGTAGGTAATATGATTCGTCTGCTGGGCGTGCCATATGCTTCGATCCTGGTGGGAACCGGTCAGCAGCGACTAGTTTTCCTTAGCCCACTGATGGAAGGAATTTCTAACCTGATCGCGAGTATAGTGTTGGGAAAGTTATTTGGAGCGATCGGTGTCGCCTGGGGGACGTTGATAGGAGCCGTCATTGGTATCGGCGCGACTATCGCTTATAGCTTGCCTAGGACGCGGCGGTGGATTGATATTTCGCCGCTGACACTGCTGGCTCAGGTCCTGAGGATCATAGCGCTCTGTGGTCTGCCTCTTATACTAGCGTTGCCGCTGCGATACTTTATCGCCCAACGCTTCGCTGGCTTGATGACTATGGCATCGGCGATCTCCGTGAGCATTTGCATTGTGCTGGCGGGGAAGGCTATGCTAAAGCGCAGGAGGGCCTAG
- a CDS encoding acyltransferase, translating into MRQNLESKGPIVIGDNCFLGYRVAVTPGVTLGEWCVVGANSVVTKSFPPYSMIAGAPARMIKRYSLEERAWVRVN; encoded by the coding sequence ATGCGGCAGAACCTCGAAAGTAAAGGCCCGATCGTCATTGGCGACAATTGTTTTCTGGGTTATCGAGTTGCAGTAACTCCCGGCGTAACCTTAGGGGAGTGGTGCGTTGTAGGGGCCAATTCTGTTGTCACAAAGTCTTTCCCGCCGTATTCGATGATAGCTGGAGCGCCAGCGCGGATGATAAAGCGCTATTCCTTGGAAGAGCGGGCTTGGGTGCGAGTGAACTAA
- a CDS encoding NAD-dependent epimerase/dehydratase family protein encodes MKDRVLITGGAGFIGSRLARRLVVAGYEVSILDNFSPQIHGGQIELSHDLRNTTQLFRGDVRDISLLEQALEGVHVLVHLAAETGTGQSMYRVRHYTEVNIGATSSLMELLLTGKYPLRSLVVASSRAVYGEGAAKCPQHGPVFPEARSGKDMKTGDFEPKCPICRASTSMLLTSEDAPFQPSSLYGLTKQVQEQMVLLYASTLGINGFALRYQNVYGPGQSLKNPYTGILAIFSNQARANRPIYIFEDGKESRDFVYVDDVVEATFRAVEALPQKPVALNVGTGVAVTVAELVDLVISYYSSGSSVTTTGAFRDGDIRHNCANTERLQSLLGYTPTWKFTAGIQEFLGWARSQDVDAGKYEQSLAELRNKGLMYG; translated from the coding sequence TTGAAGGATCGAGTATTGATTACAGGTGGCGCCGGGTTCATCGGTTCGAGGCTGGCACGTCGTCTTGTGGTTGCGGGTTACGAAGTCTCGATTTTGGATAACTTCAGCCCACAGATTCACGGCGGCCAAATTGAACTTTCTCATGATCTGCGGAATACGACTCAATTGTTTCGCGGTGACGTACGCGATATTAGTCTTCTTGAGCAGGCCCTAGAGGGTGTGCACGTACTGGTTCATCTGGCGGCTGAAACTGGGACGGGGCAGTCGATGTATCGTGTGCGCCACTATACCGAAGTGAACATTGGCGCGACGTCGAGCTTAATGGAATTGCTCCTCACAGGAAAGTATCCTCTGCGCAGCCTGGTAGTAGCTTCGTCCCGGGCGGTGTATGGCGAGGGCGCTGCGAAGTGCCCGCAGCACGGACCTGTCTTTCCGGAGGCGCGATCGGGCAAAGATATGAAAACGGGGGACTTTGAGCCGAAATGTCCAATCTGCAGGGCTTCAACGTCAATGCTGTTGACCTCTGAGGATGCTCCGTTTCAACCGTCTTCTCTTTATGGTCTGACGAAGCAGGTACAGGAGCAGATGGTTCTGTTGTATGCATCCACATTAGGAATAAACGGCTTCGCATTGAGATATCAAAATGTCTATGGTCCCGGACAATCCCTCAAGAATCCCTACACCGGAATTCTCGCCATTTTTTCGAATCAGGCACGGGCGAATCGGCCAATCTACATCTTCGAGGATGGCAAGGAGAGTCGCGATTTCGTTTACGTAGATGACGTGGTCGAAGCTACGTTCCGGGCAGTCGAGGCGCTCCCACAGAAGCCTGTCGCGTTGAATGTGGGAACAGGCGTGGCAGTTACCGTCGCCGAGCTCGTTGATTTGGTGATCTCGTATTATTCGAGCGGTTCGAGTGTAACGACTACCGGCGCTTTCCGCGACGGGGATATTCGTCATAACTGTGCGAATACGGAGAGGTTACAGTCACTACTCGGCTACACGCCAACATGGAAGTTCACTGCGGGAATACAAGAGTTTCTTGGTTGGGCCCGCAGTCAGGATGTTGACGCGGGTAAGTATGAACAGTCGCTCGCAGAGCTTCGGAACAAAGGATTGATGTATGGCTAG
- a CDS encoding glycosyltransferase family 2 protein: MARLGLIGVVTVTYNSATVLPSFLECLTAQTHREFILFAVDNASNDATIQMLTECSDDRIRVIANAVNVGVAEGNNQGIAAAIAAGCSSVWLLNNDTEFDNTLLAQLATNMVTEQVGMICPKIMYYDEPGKIWAAGGTFQQRYGYRSVHYGEGELDQGQYDEQRLVTYVPTCCVLISAEVFEKVGMMDPRYFVYVDDVDFMYRAMKDGIRLLYFPRAKLLHKVSSLTGQEESISMIRFCTRNRVFFLLKHFGLLRSSPLLLGYQIHFLIGRLTGKLKNDVYFEKQRAVKRGYEMWRASLSEPPH, translated from the coding sequence ATGGCTAGGCTTGGATTGATTGGTGTTGTGACTGTCACCTACAATAGCGCCACAGTGTTGCCTTCTTTTCTGGAGTGTCTCACTGCCCAGACCCACCGGGAGTTTATATTGTTCGCGGTGGACAATGCTTCGAATGACGCGACTATCCAGATGTTGACAGAATGCTCGGACGATCGGATCCGCGTGATCGCAAACGCAGTAAACGTTGGTGTCGCTGAAGGAAATAATCAAGGGATCGCTGCTGCGATCGCAGCCGGCTGCTCTTCCGTATGGTTACTAAATAACGACACAGAATTTGATAACACCCTGCTTGCTCAGCTAGCTACAAACATGGTGACCGAGCAGGTGGGGATGATCTGCCCAAAGATTATGTACTACGATGAGCCCGGCAAGATTTGGGCCGCAGGCGGAACATTCCAGCAAAGATATGGGTATCGGAGTGTTCACTATGGCGAAGGAGAGTTGGACCAGGGTCAATACGATGAACAGCGTCTGGTCACATACGTACCAACCTGTTGCGTATTGATCTCAGCGGAGGTCTTCGAAAAAGTTGGCATGATGGATCCGCGATACTTTGTCTATGTAGATGATGTCGATTTCATGTACCGCGCGATGAAGGATGGTATCCGACTGCTTTATTTTCCCAGGGCGAAGCTGCTTCACAAAGTCTCTTCTTTAACTGGACAAGAAGAGTCGATCTCTATGATTCGGTTTTGCACTCGAAACCGCGTATTCTTTCTCCTAAAACATTTTGGCTTATTGCGGTCTTCGCCGTTGCTTCTTGGCTATCAGATACACTTCTTGATCGGCCGACTTACGGGTAAACTCAAGAATGATGTGTACTTCGAGAAACAGAGGGCGGTGAAACGCGGCTACGAGATGTGGCGAGCATCCTTATCCGAGCCCCCTCACTGA
- a CDS encoding glycosyltransferase family 4 protein, with protein sequence MRPIYINGRFLAARLSGVPRFGRELLHHLDLLLDTLKYKVTVVILVPKSVTELFPYKHLIVRPVGILSGHSWEQCELPFYAFNGILFSPSGSAPLIHPRNLLTIHDAIVFAAPAGFSRSYLIWYRFLSLVLCRTALCIVTVSQFSKRELVRWCGAHPSRITVAYPGAQHLLQVTQDNSIQSRFDLTRFRYALAVGSMSPNKNFKALIAALAFLEGTDIEVVLVGQTASIVGRHGSKEEPLNLSKVKNVGYISDEELRSLYENAGCFVFPSLYEGFGLPPLEALSLGCPIVVSDTASLPEVCGEVAVLCDPHSPEDIAMKIRYAVHLREDPSNAERFTRFAARYNYKTTAGVIWNMIVKAAAVGEQCSDIQTPQ encoded by the coding sequence ATGCGACCTATTTACATCAACGGCCGGTTCCTTGCCGCTAGACTCTCGGGAGTGCCACGTTTCGGTCGGGAATTACTGCATCATCTGGACTTGCTTTTGGACACCTTGAAGTATAAGGTAACGGTCGTAATATTAGTCCCTAAGTCCGTTACAGAGCTCTTCCCATATAAACATTTAATTGTCAGACCAGTGGGCATACTCAGTGGTCATTCTTGGGAACAATGTGAACTTCCTTTTTACGCTTTCAATGGCATCCTGTTTTCCCCGAGTGGTAGTGCGCCTCTTATTCACCCGCGAAATCTTCTAACGATCCACGATGCTATCGTTTTCGCCGCTCCCGCAGGTTTCTCTCGTTCTTATCTCATTTGGTACAGATTCCTTTCGTTAGTTCTTTGTCGTACCGCCCTCTGCATTGTCACCGTTTCTCAGTTTTCTAAACGTGAGCTTGTCCGTTGGTGTGGAGCTCATCCGTCGCGTATCACGGTCGCCTATCCGGGCGCGCAACATCTGCTACAGGTGACGCAGGATAATTCAATCCAATCGCGCTTTGACCTAACACGGTTCCGCTATGCGCTGGCCGTAGGCTCCATGAGTCCTAACAAGAACTTCAAGGCTCTCATCGCCGCACTCGCGTTTCTGGAGGGCACTGACATCGAGGTAGTCCTAGTAGGCCAAACTGCTTCCATTGTCGGCCGGCACGGTTCGAAAGAGGAGCCGTTGAATCTATCGAAGGTCAAGAACGTGGGCTATATCAGCGACGAAGAACTGCGTTCGCTATACGAGAACGCGGGCTGCTTCGTATTTCCGTCTCTCTATGAAGGATTTGGCTTACCGCCCCTCGAGGCTCTCTCACTTGGTTGCCCAATTGTCGTTTCAGATACTGCTTCTTTACCAGAGGTATGCGGAGAAGTTGCTGTTCTATGTGATCCGCACTCTCCTGAAGATATTGCTATGAAAATACGCTACGCTGTCCATCTCAGGGAGGACCCTTCCAATGCGGAAAGATTCACCCGCTTCGCAGCCCGCTACAACTATAAGACAACTGCGGGGGTGATATGGAATATGATCGTAAAAGCCGCGGCCGTAGGCGAACAGTGCAGTGATATACAAACGCCTCAGTGA
- a CDS encoding GumC family protein — MKSEETSDFIKEQQIGAQLDEINLLDLLPRLLQHRRFILYGTLGSAILAAIFVLLIRSEYTAETVVLPPVQNSSVNAALLGQLGGSGTLASAAGASLGVKNPGDMYVSLFRSRTVEDAVIERFRLVDRYKTKRMSDARAQFESRSSVTLGAKDGLIDIQVTDYDPKMSAEIADGYVDEFRNFSANLAITEASQRRLFFQQQLRQANEDLVIAENSMQNTQHTTGVLQIDTQTRSLVESAAEVRAQIVAKEVQLQGIRAYATDNNPAVFEAKQQIAELQRQLAKLAGDSQDSSSGLLLPKGKVPEVAMEYLNKLRDVKYYETISDLVAKQLEQAKLDEARQGSVIQVVDRAAIPDKRSYPKRAQTVVVVALGSFFGTCAWCLFLEGHSSLRPRTSKEKNATPFRDSVI, encoded by the coding sequence ATGAAGTCCGAAGAAACGAGCGATTTTATCAAAGAGCAACAAATCGGCGCACAGCTGGACGAGATCAATCTGTTGGATCTGCTGCCTAGGCTTCTGCAGCACCGCAGATTCATTTTATATGGCACTCTTGGCTCGGCAATCCTCGCGGCAATTTTCGTTCTGTTGATCAGAAGCGAGTACACGGCCGAGACAGTAGTGTTGCCACCTGTTCAGAACTCTTCGGTGAACGCCGCGCTTCTAGGACAACTGGGTGGCTCCGGAACTCTAGCGTCAGCTGCCGGCGCAAGCCTCGGCGTCAAGAATCCGGGTGATATGTATGTATCACTTTTCAGAAGCCGCACTGTGGAGGACGCCGTCATCGAGCGCTTCAGACTTGTTGATAGGTATAAGACCAAACGAATGTCGGATGCTCGCGCGCAGTTCGAAAGCCGCTCCAGTGTGACCCTCGGCGCCAAGGACGGCTTGATTGACATCCAAGTCACAGACTACGATCCAAAGATGTCTGCAGAAATCGCAGACGGATACGTGGATGAGTTCCGGAACTTTTCAGCCAATTTGGCGATCACTGAAGCTTCGCAGCGGCGGCTGTTTTTTCAGCAACAACTACGCCAGGCAAATGAAGATCTCGTGATCGCTGAGAATTCGATGCAAAACACACAACACACGACCGGCGTTCTGCAAATTGACACCCAGACGCGATCCCTGGTAGAGTCTGCGGCAGAAGTGCGAGCGCAGATCGTCGCCAAAGAGGTACAGCTTCAAGGTATACGAGCCTACGCCACTGACAACAATCCAGCGGTCTTCGAGGCAAAACAGCAAATCGCAGAGCTCCAACGTCAGCTAGCCAAACTAGCCGGTGATTCGCAAGATTCAAGCTCTGGGTTGCTTTTGCCGAAGGGCAAAGTACCGGAAGTCGCTATGGAATACCTAAACAAGCTTCGCGATGTCAAGTACTACGAGACGATCTCTGATCTCGTCGCCAAGCAGTTAGAACAGGCCAAGCTGGATGAGGCTCGGCAGGGGTCTGTTATACAAGTAGTTGATCGTGCCGCAATTCCTGATAAGAGATCTTATCCAAAGCGTGCGCAGACCGTCGTCGTGGTTGCCCTGGGAAGTTTCTTCGGCACGTGCGCGTGGTGCCTCTTTCTAGAGGGCCACTCTAGCCTAAGGCCTCGAACAAGCAAGGAGAAGAACGCAACCCCCTTCCGCGACAGTGTCATCTAG
- a CDS encoding SLBB domain-containing protein produces MISRAQFFEALYPKSVRNRDQSRGNRSMRCGKYKTSISIALAISLLSLTIGYARGQQSTDASAAGLLTGQQSGPQPEDGTGFPLQYQAGGTRRLPDGQYQADGLNLQNSQESSRPTSSERDNAASSLRDLDRLPPDTLTEFQRLVQSSTGSLLPIYGAQLFRNAPTTFAPLDRVPVPIDYVIGPGDELLIQIWGQVSLNSRFTVDRAGNIYIPQVGTLRVAGQPFAELQGYLKQQMSRVFHNFDLNVNMGQLRSIQIFVLGQVRRPGSYTISSLSSLVDALFVTGGPAPQGSLRHIQLKRAGQVVADFDLYDLLEHGDKSKDKPLLPGDVVYVPPVGPQVAIAGSVNAPAIYELKSKHDSTVAEALAMAAGTTNVASQTRVRLEHVDAHSMRSVTDLSLDQAGLSTVLQDGDILELNAIVDRFRNGITLRGNVANPGHYAWKPGMRVGDLFPDKDALITRDYWLRRGQLGEPTLTYAPYCPPEVAGGQNSRNCLALSSSPSLNNEQAQGNIGLQNTATAESQQKSSNLGPGSIATASLDHMPTEFPARNDVTLNAPEIDWSYAVIERQDINNLTTTLLPFNLGKLVLDGDVSQNLELKPNDVITIFSKADIRVPQTQQTRFVRLEGEFVSSGVYSVLPGETLERLVARAGGVTSDAYLFGAAFTRESTQRVQQQRLNSYIDQLSLQAGVTAANTASRNVSTTDTAAAAALQTQNQNIINNLRNTRASGRILLGLTPETKSATELPQLSLENGDIFMVPHRPSTVSVAGAVYEPNTFIFENGRKVGYYLGLAGGPNHDADRKRAYVVRADGSVISKQQMSSLRGNNFDKLPIYPGDTVIIPMNLNKGATLRNIVDLSQIFGQFGIALAAANVLF; encoded by the coding sequence ATGATAAGTAGGGCGCAGTTTTTCGAAGCGTTGTATCCTAAAAGTGTCCGCAATCGAGACCAGAGTCGAGGCAACCGTAGTATGCGCTGTGGGAAGTATAAAACGTCTATATCGATCGCATTAGCCATCTCCTTGTTGTCCCTGACAATTGGGTACGCTCGCGGACAGCAATCAACGGATGCAAGCGCCGCGGGGCTCCTTACAGGTCAACAATCTGGGCCACAGCCTGAGGACGGGACGGGATTTCCACTTCAGTATCAGGCGGGTGGCACCCGGCGTTTGCCTGATGGTCAATACCAGGCTGACGGGCTAAACCTCCAGAATTCGCAAGAATCAAGCCGTCCAACTTCTAGTGAACGAGACAATGCTGCGTCCTCTTTGCGCGACTTGGATAGATTGCCTCCAGATACTCTTACGGAGTTTCAAAGGCTTGTTCAAAGCTCGACAGGCAGTCTGCTCCCAATATATGGCGCGCAACTGTTCCGGAACGCCCCGACTACCTTTGCTCCACTGGACAGAGTTCCGGTTCCGATCGATTATGTTATCGGCCCGGGAGATGAACTTTTGATCCAAATATGGGGGCAGGTCTCATTGAACTCCCGTTTCACCGTTGACCGTGCCGGAAATATCTACATTCCGCAGGTCGGAACGCTACGGGTTGCGGGCCAACCATTCGCTGAATTACAGGGCTATCTCAAGCAGCAGATGAGTCGGGTTTTTCACAACTTCGACTTGAATGTCAATATGGGTCAGCTCCGCTCAATCCAGATCTTTGTTTTGGGACAGGTTCGTAGGCCAGGAAGCTACACAATCAGTTCGCTCAGTAGCTTGGTTGATGCGTTGTTTGTGACAGGCGGGCCAGCTCCACAGGGTAGTCTTCGTCACATTCAACTCAAACGCGCTGGTCAGGTCGTCGCAGATTTCGACCTATATGACTTACTTGAGCACGGTGACAAATCGAAAGATAAGCCCCTCCTTCCTGGGGATGTTGTCTACGTCCCTCCTGTAGGTCCTCAGGTTGCAATTGCGGGAAGTGTCAATGCGCCGGCAATCTATGAGTTGAAGTCCAAGCATGACTCAACGGTAGCCGAAGCGCTCGCAATGGCGGCAGGAACAACAAATGTCGCTTCGCAGACCCGGGTTCGCCTGGAACATGTCGATGCGCACAGTATGAGAAGCGTCACAGATCTTTCCCTTGATCAAGCTGGTCTGTCAACTGTTCTGCAGGACGGAGATATTCTTGAGCTGAATGCGATTGTCGATCGCTTTCGCAATGGAATTACATTGCGGGGTAATGTTGCCAACCCTGGACACTACGCATGGAAGCCAGGCATGCGAGTAGGGGACCTATTTCCAGATAAAGACGCGCTCATCACAAGAGACTACTGGCTGCGCCGCGGACAGCTTGGCGAACCGACGCTGACGTACGCCCCTTACTGCCCACCCGAAGTAGCGGGCGGTCAAAACAGTCGAAACTGCCTAGCCTTGTCGAGCAGTCCTTCACTAAATAATGAACAGGCGCAGGGCAACATAGGGTTGCAGAACACTGCAACTGCCGAGTCTCAACAGAAGTCGTCCAATTTAGGTCCAGGAAGTATCGCAACCGCCTCCTTGGACCATATGCCAACGGAATTTCCAGCCCGCAACGACGTGACACTCAACGCTCCCGAGATCGATTGGAGCTACGCCGTCATCGAGCGGCAGGACATTAACAATTTGACGACGACGCTGCTGCCATTCAATCTCGGTAAGCTTGTCCTGGACGGAGACGTTTCGCAGAACCTCGAATTGAAGCCTAACGATGTGATCACGATCTTTTCAAAAGCCGATATCCGCGTCCCCCAGACTCAGCAGACACGGTTTGTTCGCCTAGAAGGCGAGTTTGTATCATCAGGTGTCTATAGCGTCCTCCCAGGTGAAACTCTGGAGCGACTCGTTGCACGCGCTGGAGGAGTGACTTCAGACGCTTATCTATTTGGAGCTGCTTTTACGCGAGAGTCTACACAACGAGTCCAGCAACAGCGCCTAAACAGTTACATTGACCAGCTCTCTCTACAAGCAGGTGTCACAGCTGCAAATACCGCCAGCAGGAACGTGAGCACGACGGATACAGCGGCAGCGGCGGCATTGCAAACGCAAAATCAAAACATCATAAACAACCTTCGCAACACGCGTGCGAGTGGCAGGATTCTGCTAGGGCTCACTCCCGAGACGAAATCGGCAACCGAACTGCCTCAACTTTCCCTTGAAAACGGTGACATCTTTATGGTGCCGCACCGCCCCTCCACGGTAAGCGTCGCAGGTGCCGTTTATGAGCCCAACACGTTCATATTCGAGAATGGACGCAAGGTAGGGTATTACCTGGGCCTCGCGGGTGGTCCTAACCACGACGCGGATCGAAAACGCGCGTATGTGGTGCGCGCAGATGGTTCAGTGATCAGCAAGCAGCAGATGTCATCTCTGCGGGGAAATAACTTTGACAAGCTACCAATCTATCCGGGCGACACGGTCATTATTCCCATGAACTTGAACAAAGGAGCTACCTTGCGAAATATTGTTGATCTCTCCCAAATTTTCGGCCAATTTGGTATCGCACTTGCTGCTGCAAATGTGCTGTTTTAG